The following coding sequences are from one Nitrospirota bacterium window:
- the tilS gene encoding tRNA lysidine(34) synthetase TilS — translation MAIIAKIRETIRAHSMLEAYETVLVGLSGGADSVCLLHVLKTLNLNLNLHALYVDHGMRPEETPAEIEFCKNLCRSLNIPFEAKAITGSEPIKHNKQETLRNLRYQIFENTANQLNASKVALGHNKDDQAETILINLLRGSGMTGLSGIPPVRGKFIRPIIELRRYEIEHYLKLNALTFITDSSNLKSDYLRNKVRLSLIPYLTKEFNNDIIQTLVNTGEIIRCEDSFMSKLAAQKTTALTAAKTDSSVELFLLPLEGIEPAILRRTLRSAIDAVTSLRKIAYVHIYEIIKLIRSGKAGDCIVLPSGVKAIRGYSTVQITKEPPVKIGSYELSVPGSVLINKTGVIIKASISDKYIPCEGQYQICLDASKISAHLTVRGRVPGDFFYPQGVGGKKKLQDFFVDEKIHRYSRDSIPLVLSDANLIWVAGLRADSRYSVSNSTTLFLKLEMIPDIILT, via the coding sequence GTGGCAATTATAGCTAAGATAAGAGAGACCATCCGGGCGCATTCCATGTTGGAGGCTTATGAGACAGTATTAGTGGGACTTTCCGGGGGGGCAGATTCAGTGTGTTTGCTCCATGTGCTGAAAACTCTGAATTTGAATTTAAACCTCCATGCCCTGTACGTTGATCACGGAATGAGACCGGAGGAAACCCCAGCTGAGATAGAATTCTGTAAAAACCTTTGCCGCTCTCTTAATATACCATTTGAGGCCAAAGCTATTACCGGCTCAGAGCCAATAAAACATAACAAACAAGAAACCCTGAGAAATCTCCGATACCAGATATTTGAAAACACTGCGAATCAGTTAAATGCCTCAAAGGTTGCCCTTGGGCATAACAAGGATGATCAGGCAGAGACGATTTTGATAAATCTGCTAAGAGGCTCCGGTATGACGGGGCTATCCGGTATTCCACCGGTAAGGGGAAAATTCATCAGGCCCATTATTGAGCTAAGAAGATATGAAATCGAACACTACCTCAAATTAAACGCTCTAACGTTTATCACCGATTCCTCAAATCTTAAATCAGACTACCTGAGAAACAAAGTGCGCCTGTCGTTAATTCCGTATCTTACAAAAGAGTTTAACAATGATATTATTCAAACACTCGTAAACACCGGTGAGATAATAAGATGCGAGGACTCCTTTATGAGCAAACTTGCAGCTCAAAAAACTACGGCTTTGACAGCTGCAAAAACGGACTCATCCGTTGAGCTTTTTTTGCTGCCGCTTGAGGGCATTGAGCCTGCCATACTAAGACGCACACTGAGGAGTGCTATTGATGCGGTTACATCGCTTAGAAAAATCGCCTATGTCCACATTTATGAAATCATAAAACTCATAAGATCCGGCAAAGCAGGAGATTGTATCGTACTACCCTCCGGTGTTAAAGCAATCAGGGGGTATTCCACAGTGCAGATAACCAAAGAGCCACCGGTTAAAATTGGCAGCTATGAGCTAAGCGTTCCCGGTTCTGTTTTAATAAACAAAACTGGTGTAATTATCAAAGCCTCGATAAGCGACAAATACATTCCCTGTGAGGGACAGTATCAAATTTGTCTGGATGCCAGCAAAATCTCTGCACATTTGACAGTACGTGGAAGGGTGCCGGGTGATTTTTTCTATCCGCAAGGGGTTGGCGGAAAGAAAAAACTTCAGGATTTCTTTGTTGACGAAAAAATCCACAGATACTCAAGAGATTCAATACCTCTTGTGCTCTCAGATGCCAATCTTATATGGGTGGCTGGCCTCAGGGCTGATAGCAGATACTCTGTAAGTAATAGTACAACACTGTTTCTTAAACTTGAGATGATACCTGATATAATCTTAACTTAA
- a CDS encoding leucine-rich repeat domain-containing protein, giving the protein MEISAFDKSEDVLQLIQTCYEKNASELNLSYKKLTELPPEIGELTNLKELYIHNNRLLSLPPEIEKLTNLQILWVGNNHLTNLPAELGKLTNLTVLRLNNNNLTELPSEIENLTKIQTLWINENLLTSLPPGIENLTKLQTLWLNGTLLAELSPDIGKLTNLKLLSIDGNRLKTLPADMKNLTHLQELLLNYNMFEEFPPEILNLVNLTVLSISGNAIKTLPKEIGKLKNLQTFNISSNQITAIVPDIINLTSLTKLDIDNNPLVTPPVEIALRGVDAVNEYFRSLKKIENHYSKATKSCRQKAEINPSEKIYEAKLLIVGQGGVGKTSIVRRLIDNTFSDTEDPTMGIEVKQITLKHQDLPGLKLNVWDFGGQEIYHATHQFFLTKRSVYMLVWDARQEDEYGRLEHWLNIIRVFGEDSPVILVINKCDEFPGDINLKDLKEKFPGIIKGFYRVSCKKPGKGHDSFDKLKADIAKIASELPHMGSVWLEPWIKIREKFENGAKTHIPYEEFHRMCVEHNIEEKEEKLLDDYLHDLGVFLHFKDDIILQNMIIIKPTWVTNAVYKVVSSRAVLEREGILYESDLPDIWKDGYPQEIYGTLLSLMKNFELSFSIEGTKNHVIASALATNSIDANCDHRDSSKVIYEYNFLPKTVIPRFIVRAHDLIKRTYGKYLCWRTGVILERSTDGVETQAYIKAYPNDKKLEIVVFGKNKYEFFTIIRNHLENIHKITKKLEVELKIPCVCSSNCKHLFKYSFLIKLQEQGINDVFCEITANHVSIKKLFAGIKREGGQRMSDRGKEDHTSAPSNEKYDVFIAHSKNDVDFIKSNILPDLISRGICYWFDDAKIEPGEQITKKIETGLSNSRYILVCLSTNLVKSNWCRAEYAFILHQYFKEKTNKRVIPLKLDSCDDSVVPPLLSDIKWTDYSDRKSYDELLIFLKNN; this is encoded by the coding sequence ATGGAGATAAGTGCTTTTGATAAATCAGAAGATGTCTTGCAGTTAATCCAAACTTGTTATGAGAAAAATGCCTCAGAGCTAAACTTATCATACAAGAAGTTAACAGAGCTGCCGCCTGAAATTGGAGAGCTTACTAATTTAAAGGAGCTTTATATTCATAACAATCGTCTGTTATCACTTCCCCCTGAGATTGAAAAACTCACCAATTTACAAATTCTTTGGGTTGGCAACAATCACCTTACAAACCTGCCGGCAGAACTAGGAAAACTAACAAACCTGACAGTCCTGCGCCTTAACAATAATAACCTTACAGAGCTACCATCGGAAATTGAAAACTTAACAAAAATACAAACTCTCTGGATTAACGAAAATCTTTTGACAAGTCTGCCGCCAGGGATTGAAAACTTAACAAAATTACAAACTCTCTGGCTTAACGGCACTCTTTTGGCAGAGCTGTCCCCTGATATTGGGAAACTCACAAATTTAAAATTGCTGTCTATTGATGGCAACCGTCTAAAAACACTTCCAGCAGATATGAAAAACCTTACGCACTTGCAAGAACTACTGCTGAACTACAATATGTTTGAAGAGTTTCCGCCGGAGATTCTTAACCTTGTAAACTTAACTGTCCTTTCCATAAGCGGCAATGCCATTAAAACGCTCCCTAAAGAAATCGGAAAACTCAAAAATCTGCAAACTTTCAACATTAGCTCTAACCAAATAACAGCGATTGTCCCTGATATAATAAATCTCACCAGTCTTACTAAGTTAGACATTGACAACAATCCTCTTGTAACACCTCCGGTAGAAATTGCTCTAAGGGGTGTGGACGCAGTAAATGAATACTTCAGATCTCTGAAAAAGATAGAAAATCATTATTCTAAAGCTACTAAAAGCTGCCGCCAAAAAGCTGAAATAAATCCGTCAGAGAAAATATACGAGGCAAAACTACTGATTGTCGGTCAGGGCGGTGTTGGTAAAACAAGCATTGTAAGACGACTAATTGACAACACTTTCTCGGATACCGAGGACCCTACAATGGGAATAGAAGTTAAGCAGATAACGTTAAAACATCAGGACTTGCCGGGATTAAAACTAAATGTCTGGGATTTTGGCGGCCAGGAGATATATCATGCAACGCATCAGTTTTTTCTGACAAAGCGCTCTGTTTATATGCTTGTGTGGGATGCCAGACAGGAGGATGAGTACGGCAGACTTGAGCACTGGTTAAACATTATAAGAGTATTTGGGGAGGACAGCCCTGTTATTTTGGTTATCAACAAGTGTGACGAATTTCCGGGCGATATTAATCTGAAGGATTTAAAGGAGAAATTTCCAGGCATTATAAAGGGTTTCTACCGTGTCAGTTGTAAAAAACCTGGAAAAGGCCATGACAGTTTTGATAAACTGAAAGCCGACATAGCTAAAATCGCAAGTGAGCTACCGCACATGGGCAGTGTATGGTTAGAGCCATGGATAAAAATCAGAGAGAAATTTGAAAATGGCGCTAAAACCCATATTCCTTACGAGGAATTTCATCGTATGTGCGTAGAACATAACATAGAAGAGAAAGAGGAAAAACTGCTTGATGACTACCTTCACGATTTGGGCGTGTTTTTACACTTTAAGGACGATATTATTTTACAAAATATGATAATAATAAAACCCACGTGGGTAACAAATGCTGTGTATAAGGTTGTATCGTCAAGAGCAGTTTTAGAAAGAGAGGGGATTTTATATGAGAGCGATTTACCGGATATTTGGAAAGACGGTTATCCTCAGGAAATTTACGGTACGCTTTTAAGTTTAATGAAAAACTTCGAACTTTCGTTTTCCATCGAGGGTACAAAAAACCATGTAATAGCAAGCGCTTTGGCAACAAATAGCATTGACGCAAATTGTGACCACAGAGACAGCAGCAAGGTGATATATGAATATAACTTTTTGCCTAAAACAGTCATTCCCAGGTTTATCGTAAGAGCGCATGATTTGATTAAAAGAACATATGGCAAATATTTATGCTGGCGTACCGGTGTAATATTAGAGCGGAGCACAGACGGAGTTGAAACGCAGGCTTATATAAAAGCATATCCAAACGATAAGAAACTTGAAATAGTTGTTTTTGGCAAAAATAAATATGAATTTTTTACCATCATAAGAAACCATCTTGAAAATATTCACAAAATAACTAAAAAGCTTGAAGTTGAGCTAAAAATCCCTTGCGTTTGCAGCAGTAATTGCAAACATCTGTTCAAATATTCGTTTCTTATTAAATTACAGGAGCAAGGGATAAACGATGTGTTTTGCGAAATAACGGCAAATCATGTATCTATCAAAAAACTGTTTGCTGGTATTAAAAGAGAAGGAGGACAGAGGATGAGTGACCGTGGGAAAGAAGACCATACATCTGCGCCATCAAATGAAAAATATGACGTGTTTATCGCCCACTCAAAAAATGATGTTGATTTTATTAAGAGCAACATTTTGCCGGATTTAATAAGCAGAGGAATTTGTTATTGGTTTGATGATGCAAAGATAGAGCCTGGGGAGCAAATCACTAAAAAGATAGAAACTGGCTTGAGCAACAG